Genomic segment of Pseudobdellovibrionaceae bacterium:
TTTGGATTTTCAAACGCCCAGTTTAAGAATGTTTATGAAATCGTGACTACAGGTCAGTTGAATAAATTTAGCGGTGATGTCACACTGGAAACCCTTCAGACTGCGGGTTTGGTTAAAAAAGGTGACGTTAAGGTTAAGGTATTGACCAAAGGCGAAATTAAGACGAACCTCAATTTGAAAGTACATAAAATTAGCGAATCAGCAAAAGCGGCTATTGAAAAAGCCGGAGGAACAGTCGAGGTCATCTAGTGTCAAATGCGGTTGAAGCCATAACAAAAAACAGCAGCTTAAAAAACAAACTTCTTTTCACTTTAGGAATGCTTGCCATCTACAGGATCGGGGTTCAAGTTCCGTCTCCTGGTTTGGATGGAGCGGCAGTGATGTCGTTCTTCCAATCTCAAAGTGGTGGGTTATTTGGTCTTTTTAACACCTTCACAGGAGGAGCGTTAGAAAGATTCAGTATTTTTGCCTTAGGCGTAATGCCTTACATCTCGGCTTCGATCATTTTCCAGATCTTACAGGCTGCCGTGCCTTCACTTGAAGCGATGAAAAAAGAAGGCCCTGCAGGACAGAAAAAGATCAGTCAATATACAAGATATGCCACCATCTTACTTTGTTTTGTGCAAGGTTATGCCATGGCCAATTGGATGGCTTCAGAAAGCAGTCCAGATGGAAGCCCTCTGGTGATCACTCCTATGTTTGGTTTTGTGCCGTTCCAAGTGGTGACCATTATGACGTTAACTGCAGGAACATGTTTTTTGATGTGGATCGGTGAACAGATCACTGAACGTGGCATCGGAAACGGAATCAGCTTGATCATCTTTGCGGGGATTGTGTCTGGTATTCCAGGTGGCGCTGCCGCTTTATGGAAGCAAGTCAGTTCTGGCGAAATGGCGGCTTTAGTGGCATTCATCCTTCTTGCGGGAATGGTTGGGGTGATCTCCTTTATTATTTTTATGGAAGTGGCTCAACGTCGTTTACCTATTCAGCATTCACAAAGAGGGACAGGACGTCAGGCGATGCAACAGCCCACAAGTCACTTGCCCTTAAAACTGAACTTTGCAAACGTAATTCCACCCATTTTTGCGTCCAGTTTATTGATGTTCCCAGCTACAATGACTCAGTTTTTTGATAGTCCGTGGTTGGTCTCCCTACAGCAGTCTTTCATGCCTACTGGGGCCTTATATAATATTATCTTTATTGGTTTAGTGGTGTTCTTTTGCTTTTTCTATACAGAAATTGTCTTTAATCCTAAGGACGTGGCAGAAAACCTTAAAAAACAGGGAGGCTTTATCCCTGGTGTTCGTGCGGGAAACAGCACGGCAGAATATATTAAAAGAGTTTTGGACCGTCTGACAGTTGTGGGAGCTATTTACCTGAGTGCAGTTTGTATTATGCCTACGATTGCTACTGAGGCCCTTAAAGTGCCATTTTATTTTGGTGGGACCAGCGTTCTGATTATGGTCGGTGTGGCTTTAGACTTTGTACAACAGGTACAAACTCATATTTTATCTAGCAAATATGAAGGTCTAATGAAAAATATGCGTGTTCGCGGAAGAAGAGTTAGATACTGATATGAAATGCCTATTGCTATTTGGTGCCCCTGGGTCTGGTAAAGGGACCCAATCCGAGCTCTTGAAGACCAAGGGCTTTGCTCATTTGAGCACGGGGGACCTGTTCCGTGAGAACATCAAAAACCAAACTCCACTTGGTATTGAAGCTAAGGCCATCATTGAAAAAGGGGATCTGGTCCCTGATAGCATCACCTTAGGTATGCTTAAAGAGGCGATTGGGTCCTTACAATCTGGACAAGATAAAAATAGCGGACTTACCTATCAGAACTTTATTTTAGATGGTTTCCCAAGAAACTTAAATCAAGCCAAACAGTTAGAGGCTCTTTCTGAGGAACTAGGATTTGCAGTGGAAGCTGTTATTTTCCTAGAGGTTCCTGATAAAGTGCTTTTTGAACGTCTGACAGTGCGTAGACTCTGCAAATCTTGCGGTGCTGTATACCACATGTCCTTTAACCCTCCAGCTCAAGAGGGCGTCTGTGACAAATGTGGCGGAGAGGTCTATCAACGTAAGGATGACTCGGCTGAGGTCATTTCCAACCGTTTAAAGACCTATGCGGACACAACGCTGCCAGTGAAAGGATTCTACGAAAGCCGCGGCAAATTGACCATTTGCTCTGGCGAAGGGACCCCCGAAGAGATTCAAAAAAGAATACTTAAAATTGTTGAAAATTTTTAAAAAGTATTGGACTTCAGCAGACGTGGGTGTTAATTTCCTGCGTTCTTGTATGAATTTTAGTGGGAGTGGCAGATGAAAGTTCGTCCATCAGTGAAACCAATTTGTAAAAAATGTAAGATCATCAAACGCCAAGGCGTCATCCGTGTGATCTGTGAAAATCCTAAACATAAACAAAAGCAGGGGTAATAAATGGCTCGTGTCGCAGGTGTAGATTTACCTAGAAACAAG
This window contains:
- a CDS encoding nucleoside monophosphate kinase, yielding MKCLLLFGAPGSGKGTQSELLKTKGFAHLSTGDLFRENIKNQTPLGIEAKAIIEKGDLVPDSITLGMLKEAIGSLQSGQDKNSGLTYQNFILDGFPRNLNQAKQLEALSEELGFAVEAVIFLEVPDKVLFERLTVRRLCKSCGAVYHMSFNPPAQEGVCDKCGGEVYQRKDDSAEVISNRLKTYADTTLPVKGFYESRGKLTICSGEGTPEEIQKRILKIVENF
- the rplO gene encoding 50S ribosomal protein L15, whose protein sequence is MSLLSELKINKGATHSKKRIGRGDGSGQGSTAGKGHKGQKARSGGKVRVGFEGGQMPLMRRLPKFGFSNAQFKNVYEIVTTGQLNKFSGDVTLETLQTAGLVKKGDVKVKVLTKGEIKTNLNLKVHKISESAKAAIEKAGGTVEVI
- the rpmJ gene encoding 50S ribosomal protein L36 is translated as MKVRPSVKPICKKCKIIKRQGVIRVICENPKHKQKQG
- the secY gene encoding preprotein translocase subunit SecY — encoded protein: MSNAVEAITKNSSLKNKLLFTLGMLAIYRIGVQVPSPGLDGAAVMSFFQSQSGGLFGLFNTFTGGALERFSIFALGVMPYISASIIFQILQAAVPSLEAMKKEGPAGQKKISQYTRYATILLCFVQGYAMANWMASESSPDGSPLVITPMFGFVPFQVVTIMTLTAGTCFLMWIGEQITERGIGNGISLIIFAGIVSGIPGGAAALWKQVSSGEMAALVAFILLAGMVGVISFIIFMEVAQRRLPIQHSQRGTGRQAMQQPTSHLPLKLNFANVIPPIFASSLLMFPATMTQFFDSPWLVSLQQSFMPTGALYNIIFIGLVVFFCFFYTEIVFNPKDVAENLKKQGGFIPGVRAGNSTAEYIKRVLDRLTVVGAIYLSAVCIMPTIATEALKVPFYFGGTSVLIMVGVALDFVQQVQTHILSSKYEGLMKNMRVRGRRVRY